A stretch of the Lagenorhynchus albirostris chromosome 21, mLagAlb1.1, whole genome shotgun sequence genome encodes the following:
- the TCIM gene encoding transcriptional and immune response regulator has product MKAKASHPARSMSTSLRVSPSIHGYHFDTASRKKAVGNIFENIDQEALQRLFKNSGDKKAEERAKIILAIDQDLEEKTRALMALKKRTKDKLFQFLKLRKYSIKVH; this is encoded by the coding sequence GCATGTCCACCTCATTGCGAGTAAGCCCGTCCATCCACGGCTACCACTTCGACACAGCCTCACGTAAGAAAGCCGTGGGCAACATCTTTGAAAACATAGACCAAGAAGCATTACAGAGGCTCTTCAAAAACTCTGGGGACAAGAAAGCAGAGGAGAGAGCTAAGATCATTTTGGCCATAGATCAAGATTTGGAGGAGAAAACACGAGCCCTGATGGCTCTGAAGAAGAGGACGAAAGACAAGCTTTTCCAATTTCTGAAACTGCGGAAATATTCCATCAAAGTTCACTGA